A genomic stretch from Empedobacter stercoris includes:
- a CDS encoding beta-ketoacyl-[acyl-carrier-protein] synthase family protein — MKEVVVNGLGFVNAQFTNEITNDFLLLETSITKAKSPLLKDIISSAMSRRMASGVKMGIYSSLKALNDGGIEHPEAIITGTALGCLVDSEKFLTNIIQNKEEFLTPTAFIQSTHNTVGSQIALHLGCNAYNFTYTNGFNSFENALLDGFLQVEKEGINNALIGGIDEIGVRTYELLQLVGEIKNEFNQGVKYSEGAHFCVLSNQKSESSYAKVIDVHLLNNYEDVNAEILKFIQLNNIDLSDIDAIISGDQTLRINEKELIEIFEYKDFIGEFGTSSAFGFILGCKLLRHQSLPYQFKTNKIVAKSYRNVLLVNGRNGKDLSLVLLQSI, encoded by the coding sequence ATGAAAGAAGTAGTGGTAAATGGATTAGGTTTCGTAAATGCTCAATTTACAAATGAAATCACAAATGATTTTTTGTTATTAGAAACTTCAATAACGAAAGCGAAATCTCCTTTGTTAAAAGATATTATTTCTTCTGCGATGAGTCGTCGAATGGCTTCTGGAGTTAAAATGGGAATTTATTCTTCTTTAAAAGCATTGAATGATGGAGGAATTGAACATCCAGAAGCGATAATCACTGGAACAGCTTTAGGTTGTTTGGTGGATTCTGAAAAGTTTTTGACGAATATTATTCAAAACAAAGAGGAGTTTTTGACGCCAACTGCTTTTATTCAATCTACACATAATACGGTTGGTTCTCAAATTGCTTTACATCTTGGGTGCAACGCTTACAATTTTACCTATACAAATGGTTTTAATTCCTTTGAGAATGCGTTATTAGATGGTTTTTTACAAGTAGAAAAGGAAGGGATTAATAATGCGTTAATTGGTGGAATTGATGAAATAGGTGTTCGTACTTATGAATTATTGCAATTAGTTGGTGAGATTAAAAATGAGTTTAACCAAGGAGTTAAATACAGTGAAGGTGCACACTTTTGTGTTTTATCTAATCAAAAAAGTGAAAGTTCTTATGCGAAAGTAATAGATGTTCATCTCTTGAATAATTATGAAGATGTAAATGCTGAAATTTTAAAGTTTATTCAATTGAATAATATTGATTTATCCGATATTGATGCGATAATTTCAGGAGATCAAACTTTGCGAATTAATGAGAAGGAATTGATTGAGATATTTGAATACAAAGATTTTATTGGTGAATTTGGAACGTCATCGGCTTTTGGATTTATTTTAGGCTGCAAATTATTACGTCATCAAAGTTTACCTTATCAATTTAAAACCAATAAAATAGTGGCTAAAAGTTATCGAAATGTACTTTTGGTCAATGGTCGGAATGGAAAAGATTTGAGTTTAGTATTGCTTCAATCGATATGA
- a CDS encoding polysaccharide deacetylase family protein, giving the protein MSFFYLFIPFFIWSLLTIFGAFEIRFNYFLKAFHSAGKTTDRIISLTFDDGPTEFTPRILEILKKNNAKATFFCIGKQINQSPENLQKIHQLGHLIGNHTYHHSPKNGFYSTDKIIQEILTTNQIIEQIISVKTKIFRPPFGVTNPHIARALRRTKHHVIGWDVRSLDTVIDDEKRLFDRITRQIKPGSIVLLHDTSDKTANVLAQLFVFLQKENYKVVPLDELLKIDVYEN; this is encoded by the coding sequence TTGTCTTTTTTTTATTTGTTTATACCTTTTTTTATTTGGTCGTTATTGACAATTTTTGGTGCTTTTGAAATTCGATTTAATTACTTTTTGAAAGCGTTTCATTCAGCAGGGAAAACCACAGATCGAATAATTTCGTTAACTTTTGATGATGGACCAACAGAATTTACACCAAGAATTCTTGAAATTTTAAAAAAAAATAATGCTAAAGCAACATTTTTTTGTATCGGAAAACAAATCAATCAATCTCCAGAAAATCTTCAAAAAATACATCAATTAGGGCATTTAATAGGAAATCATACTTATCATCATTCGCCTAAAAATGGCTTTTATTCAACTGATAAAATTATACAAGAAATTCTGACTACTAATCAAATTATTGAACAAATTATATCGGTTAAAACAAAGATTTTTAGACCGCCTTTTGGCGTGACAAATCCACATATTGCAAGAGCTTTGCGCAGAACCAAACATCACGTAATAGGTTGGGATGTTCGATCTTTGGATACAGTTATTGATGATGAAAAAAGATTGTTTGATCGAATTACACGACAAATTAAACCAGGTTCAATCGTTTTATTGCATGACACTTCGGATAAAACAGCGAATGTGTTAGCACAATTATTTGTATTTTTACAAAAGGAAAATTATAAAGTAGTTCCTTTAGACGAACTCTTGAAAATTGATGTATATGAAAACTAA
- a CDS encoding outer membrane lipoprotein carrier protein LolA, with amino-acid sequence MKTKIFILFAFFHLTIFAQESKMSNAEIENFKKDIVTDSKRIKTLTADFTQYKVMSFLENPIVSKGKLYLQNPSSMRWNYTQPIDYNVIFNHNKIYINDEGKKSSVDLQGNKKFEKLNQLIVGSVSGNLFNTNDFVITYVKTDKARIAKLQPKIKDVMKYIKEIQLTFYSGQSTVTEVKLIEPSDDYTKILFTNKSLNKAINASVFTP; translated from the coding sequence ATGAAAACTAAAATCTTCATTTTATTTGCATTTTTTCACTTGACAATTTTTGCGCAAGAAAGTAAAATGAGTAATGCTGAAATTGAGAATTTCAAAAAAGATATTGTAACTGATTCTAAAAGAATAAAGACGTTAACGGCTGATTTTACACAATATAAAGTGATGAGTTTTTTAGAAAATCCAATTGTTTCGAAAGGTAAATTGTATCTGCAAAATCCAAGTTCGATGCGTTGGAATTATACGCAACCTATTGATTATAATGTCATTTTTAACCACAATAAAATTTACATTAACGACGAAGGAAAAAAATCGAGTGTTGATTTACAAGGGAATAAAAAGTTTGAAAAACTAAATCAATTGATTGTTGGAAGTGTAAGTGGTAATTTGTTCAATACCAATGATTTTGTTATTACGTATGTTAAAACGGATAAAGCTCGAATAGCAAAATTGCAACCGAAAATAAAAGATGTGATGAAATACATCAAAGAAATTCAGTTGACGTTTTATTCCGGACAATCGACGGTGACAGAAGTGAAATTGATTGAGCCTTCAGACGATTACACCAAAATCTTATTTACGAACAAATCTTTAAATAAAGCAATCAATGCGTCTGTTTTTACTCCTTAG